The nucleotide sequence TGGCACGATCATGAACCAGGCTGTCGACGTCGGGTGCGTAGACGAAGGCAAACAGGTCGTTCGATTTGCAGTCTTCCGGCAGCGTGATCGTTACTTTGCCTGCGGCGACCTTCTGCAAGAACTGCAAAACGGCGAGCACGCCCTTGTCGCGAGTCGTTTCGGCGCACTCAGTGACGAGCTTGCGAAACGAGGCCGATTTCTCTGCTCCTTCCTTCTGGGAAAAATTTTTATCGGCGGTCGGCAAGCCGAAAACGTACTTGGCATTATCGACAAGAAACGCAGCGGGAGCCTTCGTGCCCGAGCGCCCCGTCGGCTGCCGCGGGATGCGAAACGACTTGGCAACCGGCTTCGGCTTGCGTTTCCCTTCGGCCGGCGGCTCGGTGCGCGTGTCCTCAATGAGGATGAGCTTGCCGCCATCGCCGACGCGCACGAGCCAGGCCACCGGCTTCGGCTCGAAGTCGGGATCGGCCATCAAGCCTTCTTCTTGGGCCATTTGGTAAAGGGCTTGCAACATGGTTATTTCGCTCCGGCTGCGGTGCCATGGACGGTTGCCGCTGCCGCCTCCGCCGTGGGCGGCACTTCAATTACGCCGCGCTCCATGCGGGCAGCGAAGAAGACGGCGCGGTTCCCTTGCTTTTTGTAAACGATGTCCCAGAGCATCACGCCCAGGTCGAGCGATAAATCCAGTGGCGCAGGCGTGTCGGCGTCGATCGGCAGGACGTCGGCAACAAACTCGCGACAGCCCAGGTAAGGCTGCTGCCAATGCTGGCCGCTCTCTATTCGGCGCCGGAACATCTCGACGAACTTGCTGGGGTTGTCTTCTGGCCCGGCCCGATCCGTCATCGTGAAATGCGCGTCG is from Pirellulales bacterium and encodes:
- the cas5c gene encoding type I-C CRISPR-associated protein Cas5c, encoding MLNTSFTVRIRGPLACFTRPEYKVERMSYPCITPSAARGALEAVLWKPAIQWQVDRIAILAPIEYTAFRRNEVNSRAVAPTAAVLAGGGAHTPYFADEDRAQRNTVALRNVDYRVDAHFTMTDRAGPEDNPSKFVEMFRRRIESGQHWQQPYLGCREFVADVLPIDADTPAPLDLSLDLGVMLWDIVYKKQGNRAVFFAARMERGVIEVPPTAEAAAATVHGTAAGAK